The Dama dama isolate Ldn47 chromosome 23, ASM3311817v1, whole genome shotgun sequence genome contains a region encoding:
- the LOC133044871 gene encoding microcephalin-like — translation MGAKVSKTFNKQVTHVVFKDGYQSTWEKAQKRGVKLVSVLWVEKCRVAGAHIDESLFPAANTDQHLPSLLKKKRKCMQPKDFIPKTPENDKRLQKKFEKMAKELQQQKTTLGTNVPVLLFESNGSLVYSPTGKVYRGHHSAMKKRLQEMKEKRENLSPTSSQMIEQSDDNTVNSLHEASLNLSHDTLCSDNSSAGGLPMSADDSCGGSASGTRERKWGEFITERESDLCAALPVLQTGHGGPSAAPRPLGLWTPPRSTSSPPKAESPQQSRAAGRVVTPVSKPSRPAAQGLSDGKKRLSPVSSATKGRPEGRAQAMGSSVKRRKTPENWPASEEGRKRRRSLRPRPAACLRLWEAESGLCSVRRPAVKSLALEESSYDDYFSPDNLKERVSEGLLGEQLPSSPSPLRGQRSLSKTERTSLLDRADLSLIGRGPRPAVGTCSTAKPGPCLERLALSGADAGLGAGTSGGMPAADGTPGPCAQAEAQGGGDARPAGGDVPHTPSGLVPRMGPQGDPSPLKGSREERKECTDTQSMQKEGTPPETKESAEAHSEGELNAVGDCAEEGSTEREAPAQGSRERPTDVLGGP, via the exons ATGGGGGCAAAGGTTTCAAAAACTTTTAACAAACAAGTAACTCATGTCGTGTTCAAAGACGGGTACCAGAGCACCTGGGAAAAAGCACAGAAGAGAGGCGTGAAGCTCGTCTCAGTGCTCTGGGTTGAAAAATGCAGGGTAGCTGGAGCGCACATTGATGAGTCGCTGTTCCCTGCAGCCAACACTGACCAACACCTACCAAGCCTGCTTAAAAAAAAACGCAAGTGTATGCAGCCCAAAGATTTTATTCCCAAGACACCAGAAAATGATAAAAGACTGCAAAAGAAATTTGAGAAAATGGCTAAAGAGCTGCAGCAGCAGAAAACCACTCTGGGTACCAATGTTCCTGTCCTCTTATTTGAATCTAATGGCTCGCTGGTGTACAGTCCGACAGGTAAAGTCTACAGGGGCCACCACAGCGCAATGAAGAAGAggctgcaggagatgaaggagaaacGGGAAAAcctttcccccacctcctcccagatGATTGAACAGTCTGATGATAACACTGTGAACTCTCTGCATGAAGCATCTTTGAACCTTTCACATGATACTTTGTGTTCAGACAACTCTTCTGCCGGTGGTCTGCCCATGTCTGCTGACGATTCTTGTGGAGGCTCTGCAAGTGGGACCCGGGAGAGGAAGTGGGGCGAGTTCATTACTGAGAGGGAAAGTGATCTGTGTGCTGCGTTGCCGGTGTTGCAGACAGGCCATGGCGGCCCCTCAGCAGCTCCCCGTCCCCTGGGTCTCTGGACTCCTCCCAGATCCACCAGCAGTCCTCCCAAGGCAGAGAGCCCCCAGCAGAGCAGGGCTGCGGGCAGGGTTGTCACCCCTGTCTCAAAGCCATCGCGGCCGGCGGCCCAGGGGCTGTCTGATGGGAAGAAGCGTTTGTCTCCTGTGTCCTCTGCTACAAAAGGCCGCCCCGAGGGCCGTGCACAAGCCATGGGCTCCTCCGTCAAGAGAAGGAAGACCCCGGAGAACTGGCCAGCCTCAGAGGAGGGGCGGAAGAGGAGGCGGTCCCTCAGGCCGCGCCCTGCAGCCTGCCTGCGGCTGTGGGAGGCGGAGAGCGGCCTGTGCTCTGTGCGGAGGCCCGCTGTCAAGAGTCTGGCCCTCGAGGAGTCCTCATACGATGATTACTTTTCTCCTGACAATCTCAAGGAGAGGGTCTCGGAGGGGCTTCTTGGGGAGCAGCtgccctccagcccctctccgcTCCGAGGTCAGAGGAGCCTTTCCAAGACCGAGAGGACCAGCCTCCTGGACAGGGCTGACCTCTCCCTCATCGGCAGAGGCCCCAGACCCGCCGTCGGCACCTGCTCCACGGCGAAGCCCGGCCCCTGCCTGGAGAGGCTTGCGCTCTCCGGGGCAGACGCGGGGCTGGGCGCCGGGACCTCGGGGGGCATGCCTGCTGCTGACGGGACCCCCGGGCCCTGTGCCCAGGCCGAGGCCCAGGGTGGGGGCGATGCCCGCCCCGCTGGGGGTGACGTTCCGCACACCCCCAGTGGACTCGTCCCCCGGATGGGACCACAGGGCGACCCCAGCCCTCTGAAAGGAagcagggaggagaggaaagaatgCACTGACACCCAGAGCATGCAGAAAGAAGGCACGCCTCCCGAAACGAAGGAGTCTGCTGAAGCACACAGTGAGGGTGAACTGAACGCTGTAGGTGACTGTGCTGAGGAAGGATCCACGGAGAGGGAAGCGCCAGCCCAAGGAAGTAGAGAAA GACCCACCGATGTTTTAGGAGGTCCATAG